A part of Streptomyces sp. NBC_01210 genomic DNA contains:
- the mctP gene encoding monocarboxylate uptake permease MctP yields the protein MKDGVNGVALGVFIFFFLAVTVMGFLAARWRKAESESLDEWGLGGRSFGTWVTWFLLGGDLYTAYTFVAVPAAIYAAGAAGFFAVPYTILVYPLIFTFLPRLWSVSHKHGYVTTSDFVRGRWGSKGLSLAVAVTGILATMPYIALQLVGIQAVLDVMGVGGGETTNWFVKDLPLLIAFGVLAAYTYSSGLRAPALIAFVKDALIYIVIAVAIIYIPIKLGGFDDIFAKAGDALSQINPATEKPRGALAPGEAGQWGYATLALGSALALFMYPHSITATLSSRSRDVIRRNTTILPLYSLMLGLLALLGFMAIAAGIKVQNGQLAIPQLFETMFPDWFAGVAFAAIGIGALVPAAIMSIAAANLFTRNIYKDFIKPDATPAQETKVSKLVSLLVKVGALVFVLTMDKTVAINFQLLGGIWILQTFPALVGGLFTRWFHRWALLAGWAVGMIYGTSAAYGVASPTQKHFGGSSAEIPGLGEIGYIGLTAFILNVVVTVVLTFAMRALKAPEGVDETSPSDYTADAGDAGVQVELPPATAGVSH from the coding sequence GTGAAGGACGGCGTGAACGGCGTCGCACTCGGCGTCTTCATCTTCTTCTTCCTGGCCGTCACGGTCATGGGCTTCCTGGCCGCGCGTTGGCGCAAGGCCGAGAGCGAGAGCCTCGACGAATGGGGCCTGGGCGGCCGTTCGTTCGGCACCTGGGTCACCTGGTTCCTGCTCGGCGGCGACCTGTACACGGCGTACACCTTCGTCGCCGTCCCGGCGGCGATCTACGCGGCGGGCGCGGCGGGCTTCTTCGCCGTGCCGTACACGATCCTCGTCTACCCACTGATCTTCACCTTCCTGCCGCGGCTGTGGTCGGTGTCGCACAAGCACGGATACGTCACCACCTCGGACTTCGTACGCGGGCGCTGGGGCTCGAAGGGGCTCTCGCTGGCGGTCGCCGTCACCGGCATCCTGGCGACGATGCCCTACATCGCGCTCCAACTCGTCGGCATCCAGGCGGTACTCGATGTGATGGGCGTCGGCGGTGGCGAGACGACCAACTGGTTCGTCAAGGACCTGCCGCTGCTGATCGCCTTCGGTGTGCTGGCGGCGTACACCTACTCGTCCGGTCTGCGGGCGCCGGCGCTGATCGCCTTCGTCAAGGATGCGCTGATCTACATCGTCATCGCGGTGGCGATCATCTACATCCCGATCAAGCTCGGCGGCTTCGACGACATCTTCGCGAAGGCGGGCGACGCGCTCTCGCAGATCAACCCGGCGACGGAGAAGCCACGGGGCGCGCTGGCGCCGGGCGAGGCGGGCCAGTGGGGTTACGCGACGCTGGCGCTGGGCTCGGCGCTCGCCCTCTTCATGTATCCGCACTCGATCACGGCGACGCTGTCCTCGCGCAGCCGTGATGTGATCCGCCGCAACACCACGATTCTGCCGCTGTACTCGCTGATGCTGGGTCTGCTGGCGCTGCTCGGGTTCATGGCGATCGCGGCCGGCATCAAGGTGCAGAACGGTCAGCTGGCGATCCCTCAGCTGTTCGAGACGATGTTCCCGGACTGGTTCGCGGGTGTGGCGTTCGCGGCGATCGGCATCGGCGCGCTGGTACCGGCGGCGATCATGTCGATCGCGGCGGCGAATCTGTTCACCCGGAACATCTACAAGGACTTCATCAAGCCGGACGCGACGCCCGCGCAGGAGACGAAGGTCTCCAAGCTGGTCTCGCTGCTGGTGAAGGTGGGCGCGCTGGTCTTCGTTCTGACGATGGACAAGACAGTGGCGATCAACTTCCAGCTCCTTGGCGGCATCTGGATCCTCCAGACCTTCCCGGCTCTGGTCGGCGGCCTGTTCACGCGCTGGTTCCACCGCTGGGCGCTGCTGGCGGGCTGGGCGGTCGGCATGATCTACGGCACGTCGGCGGCGTACGGAGTCGCGAGCCCGACACAGAAGCACTTCGGCGGCTCGTCGGCGGAGATCCCCGGCCTCGGCGAGATCGGCTACATCGGCCTCACGGCGTTCATCCTGAACGTGGTGGTGACGGTGGTCCTGACGTTCGCCATGCGGGCGCTCAAGGCCCCGGAGGGCGTCGACGAGACCAGTCCGTCGGACTACACGGCGGACGCGGGCGACGCGGGCGTCCAGGTGGAACTGCCGCCGGCGACGGCAGGGGTGAGTCACTGA
- a CDS encoding DUF3311 domain-containing protein has translation MSAEPEAPEAPEVPEVPEAKPPVITPVRAIVALCLFAPFVAMLWVSSYAKTEPAFIGIPFFYWYQMLWVVISTALTMIAYQLWQRDQRARKGGASK, from the coding sequence ATGTCAGCAGAGCCTGAGGCGCCAGAAGCGCCGGAAGTGCCTGAAGTTCCTGAAGCGAAACCACCGGTCATCACGCCGGTGCGCGCGATCGTCGCCCTCTGCCTCTTCGCGCCGTTTGTGGCAATGCTCTGGGTCAGTTCGTATGCGAAGACCGAACCGGCCTTCATCGGGATCCCGTTCTTCTACTGGTACCAGATGCTCTGGGTGGTCATCTCGACCGCACTCACCATGATCGCTTACCAGCTGTGGCAGCGTGACCAGCGCGCCCGCAAGGGAGGTGCGTCGAAGTGA
- a CDS encoding GntR family transcriptional regulator encodes MATDGGGTETEGGAQTRTARVPKYYRLKRHLLDMTETMPPGTPVPPERTLAAEFDTSRTTVRQALQELVVEGRLERIQGKGTFVAKPKVSQALQLTSYTEDMRAQGLEPTSQLLDIGYVTADDTLAGLLDISAGGRVLRIERLRLASGEPMAIETTHLSAKRFPALRRSLVKYTSLYTALAEVYDVHLAEAEETIETSLATPREAGLLGTDVGLPMLMLSRHSLDAQGEPVEWVRSVYRGDRYKFVARLQRPAP; translated from the coding sequence ATGGCCACGGACGGGGGCGGCACCGAGACCGAGGGCGGGGCACAGACCCGTACCGCGCGCGTGCCCAAGTACTACCGGCTGAAGCGCCACTTGCTGGACATGACGGAGACCATGCCGCCCGGCACGCCCGTGCCGCCGGAGCGCACACTCGCCGCGGAGTTCGACACCTCGCGTACGACGGTGCGCCAGGCGCTCCAGGAACTGGTCGTCGAGGGCCGCCTCGAGCGCATCCAGGGCAAGGGCACCTTCGTGGCCAAGCCCAAGGTCTCGCAGGCCCTGCAGCTCACCTCGTACACCGAGGACATGCGGGCCCAGGGCCTCGAGCCCACCTCGCAACTGCTGGACATCGGGTATGTCACGGCCGACGACACGCTGGCCGGACTGCTGGACATCTCGGCCGGCGGACGGGTGCTGCGGATCGAGCGGCTGCGGCTGGCGAGCGGCGAACCGATGGCGATCGAGACGACGCATCTGTCGGCCAAGCGCTTCCCGGCGCTACGACGCAGCCTGGTGAAGTACACCTCGCTCTACACGGCGCTGGCGGAGGTGTACGACGTCCATCTGGCCGAGGCCGAGGAGACGATCGAGACCTCGCTGGCCACGCCGCGCGAGGCGGGGCTGCTCGGTACGGACGTGGGCCTGCCGATGCTGATGCTGTCGCGCCACTCGCTGGACGCGCAGGGCGAACCCGTGGAGTGGGTGCGCTCGGTGTACCGGGGCGACCGGTACAAGTTCGTGGCGAGGCTTCAGCGCCCCGCACCCTGA
- a CDS encoding extracellular solute-binding protein — MKRKLIAAVGVAGMMIGLAACGDSDKGGDKAGGGDAKELTVWLTVDAQNNWPDLVKSADDAIVKKHPGIKIKHEYYGWPDKNAKLDAVLATDKAPDVVEMGNTEMLGYMTKGAFAEVDPKKFEQSDAWLDGLKESVTYDGKTYGVPYYAGGRVGTWRKDIAAEAGVKAAPKTYAELTAALDKIQEKKGDKFSAWYQPSPDWYAAMSFVYDAGGSIAKKDGDTWKANLSSPESLKGLNEYKSILDKYMHGDKTKDESDRPVVFGQGKSATIFSAAWEGGTAADPKNDKVGKLADKLENFVMPGPNGKALPVFLGGSDLAVPVKSKAQDVAAEWINAFTGAQGQKGLLAKGNLPNNKTDLATLKNDPKTVVPATAAESNWFVPMAPGWGQVEKAQTLKTMLQQIGTGKKSVADAAKAADAAIDKVINTK, encoded by the coding sequence GTGAAGCGCAAGCTCATCGCGGCGGTAGGCGTCGCGGGCATGATGATCGGCCTTGCGGCCTGTGGTGATTCGGACAAGGGCGGGGACAAGGCCGGCGGCGGCGACGCCAAGGAGCTGACCGTCTGGCTGACGGTGGACGCCCAGAACAACTGGCCCGATCTCGTGAAGTCCGCCGACGACGCGATCGTCAAGAAGCACCCGGGCATCAAGATCAAGCACGAGTACTACGGCTGGCCGGACAAGAACGCCAAGCTGGACGCCGTACTCGCCACGGACAAGGCTCCGGACGTGGTCGAGATGGGCAACACCGAGATGCTCGGCTACATGACCAAGGGCGCGTTCGCCGAGGTCGACCCGAAGAAGTTCGAGCAGTCGGACGCGTGGCTGGACGGCCTCAAGGAGTCCGTCACGTACGACGGCAAGACCTACGGTGTCCCGTACTACGCCGGTGGCCGTGTCGGCACCTGGCGCAAGGACATCGCCGCCGAGGCCGGCGTGAAGGCCGCCCCGAAGACGTACGCGGAGCTCACCGCCGCCCTGGACAAGATCCAGGAGAAGAAGGGCGACAAGTTCAGCGCCTGGTACCAGCCTTCGCCGGACTGGTACGCCGCGATGTCCTTCGTCTACGACGCCGGCGGCTCCATCGCCAAGAAGGACGGCGACACGTGGAAGGCCAACCTCTCCTCGCCCGAGTCCCTCAAGGGCCTCAATGAGTACAAGTCGATCCTCGACAAGTACATGCACGGCGACAAGACGAAGGACGAGTCCGACCGTCCGGTCGTCTTCGGCCAGGGCAAGTCCGCGACCATCTTCAGCGCGGCCTGGGAGGGCGGCACGGCCGCCGACCCGAAGAACGACAAGGTCGGCAAACTCGCCGACAAGCTCGAGAACTTCGTGATGCCCGGTCCGAACGGCAAGGCCCTTCCCGTCTTCCTCGGCGGCTCCGACCTGGCCGTCCCGGTCAAGTCCAAGGCGCAGGACGTCGCGGCCGAGTGGATCAACGCCTTCACCGGCGCCCAGGGCCAGAAGGGTCTGCTCGCCAAGGGCAACCTGCCCAACAACAAGACCGACCTGGCGACCCTGAAGAACGACCCGAAGACGGTGGTCCCGGCCACCGCCGCCGAGTCCAACTGGTTCGTCCCGATGGCACCGGGCTGGGGTCAGGTCGAGAAGGCCCAGACCCTCAAGACCATGCTGCAGCAGATCGGCACCGGCAAGAAGTCGGTGGCGGACGCCGCGAAGGCCGCGGACGCCGCGATCGACAAGGTCATCAACACCAAGTGA
- a CDS encoding carbohydrate ABC transporter permease, translated as MSAAETTTATVPPTRQSPPPGTGAATPAKPGRKPTADGAGVPWLLLAPCLLILLLVLGYPLVRLVTLSFQKFGQPQLWGFKDPESVGFDNFSKILGDGEFWTVVIRTAVFAFSAVVLTMVIGMLVALLLQRVSGWVKTLINIALVASWGMPIIVATAIFKWLFDADYGVLNWLLSRLPGVDMIGHNWFASGPQGLAVIILLVVWGAVPFVVITLSAGLTQVPKELEEAARLDGAGAWGVFRFVTLPILKPIIVMLTTLSVIWDMGVFPQVFVMRNGHPEAEFQLLTTYSYDKAFVVNDYGTGSAIALVTVILLLGVVAVYMRQMLKIGEVE; from the coding sequence ATGAGTGCCGCAGAGACAACCACCGCCACGGTGCCGCCGACGCGGCAATCGCCACCACCGGGGACCGGCGCAGCCACCCCGGCAAAGCCCGGCAGAAAGCCGACAGCAGACGGGGCAGGAGTGCCCTGGCTGCTGCTCGCGCCCTGCCTGCTCATCCTTCTGCTCGTCCTCGGCTATCCGCTGGTACGGCTGGTCACCCTCTCCTTCCAGAAGTTCGGCCAGCCCCAGCTGTGGGGCTTCAAGGACCCGGAGTCGGTCGGCTTCGACAACTTCTCCAAGATCCTCGGGGACGGCGAGTTCTGGACCGTCGTCATACGGACCGCGGTCTTCGCCTTCAGCGCCGTGGTGCTGACCATGGTCATCGGCATGCTGGTCGCGCTGCTGCTGCAACGGGTCTCCGGCTGGGTGAAGACCCTGATCAACATCGCGCTCGTGGCGAGCTGGGGCATGCCCATCATCGTCGCCACCGCGATCTTCAAGTGGCTCTTCGACGCCGACTACGGCGTACTCAACTGGCTGCTCTCCAGGCTGCCCGGAGTCGACATGATCGGCCACAACTGGTTCGCCAGCGGCCCCCAGGGCCTCGCCGTGATCATCCTGCTGGTGGTCTGGGGCGCCGTGCCCTTCGTCGTGATCACACTCAGCGCCGGCCTCACCCAGGTGCCCAAGGAGCTCGAAGAGGCCGCCCGTCTCGACGGCGCCGGCGCCTGGGGCGTCTTCCGCTTCGTCACCCTGCCGATCCTCAAGCCCATCATCGTGATGCTGACGACGCTCTCGGTGATCTGGGACATGGGTGTCTTCCCGCAGGTCTTCGTGATGCGCAACGGCCATCCCGAGGCGGAGTTCCAGCTGCTCACCACGTACTCGTACGACAAGGCCTTCGTCGTCAACGATTACGGCACCGGCTCGGCGATCGCGCTTGTCACCGTGATCCTGCTGCTCGGTGTGGTCGCGGTCTATATGCGCCAGATGCTCAAGATCGGAGAGGTGGAGTGA
- a CDS encoding carbohydrate ABC transporter permease: protein MTSTAAAPAATRRPRKSRLGWNLLGLLVFVTAGFPVYWMLNTAFKPAKDAIDPDPHFFPNVFTTENFRRALDIADFWGPVGRSLTVSLVVVVIGIAVGMLAALAISRFAFRGRKIVIVGILAVQMIPLVAMIIPVFLLLNDLGQYDKLTGLIITYLTFILPFTVWTLRGFIVNIPKELEEAAMVDGCTRTGAFIRVVFPLLAPGMVATSVYGFIQAWNEYLYALMLMSQQNQTATVWLGNFTTKNGTEYAPMMAGATMMAIPIVILFLLVQRKMAAGLTAGAVKG from the coding sequence GTGACTTCGACCGCCGCGGCTCCCGCCGCCACCCGCCGTCCCAGGAAGAGCCGGCTCGGCTGGAATCTGCTCGGCCTCCTTGTCTTCGTCACCGCGGGGTTCCCGGTCTACTGGATGCTGAACACGGCGTTCAAGCCGGCCAAGGACGCCATCGACCCCGACCCGCACTTCTTCCCCAACGTCTTCACGACGGAGAACTTCCGGCGGGCCCTGGACATCGCCGACTTCTGGGGACCGGTCGGACGCAGCCTGACCGTCTCGCTCGTCGTGGTCGTCATCGGCATCGCGGTCGGCATGCTCGCCGCGCTCGCGATATCCCGGTTCGCCTTCCGCGGCCGCAAGATCGTGATCGTCGGCATCCTCGCGGTCCAGATGATCCCGCTGGTCGCCATGATCATCCCGGTCTTCCTGCTGCTGAACGACCTCGGTCAGTACGACAAGCTCACGGGGTTGATCATCACGTATCTGACCTTCATCCTCCCGTTCACGGTGTGGACGCTGCGCGGATTCATCGTCAACATCCCCAAGGAGCTGGAGGAGGCGGCGATGGTCGACGGCTGCACCCGCACCGGCGCCTTTATCCGCGTGGTCTTCCCGCTGCTCGCCCCGGGCATGGTCGCCACCTCGGTCTACGGCTTCATCCAGGCCTGGAACGAGTATCTGTACGCACTGATGCTGATGAGCCAGCAGAACCAGACCGCCACCGTGTGGCTGGGCAACTTCACCACCAAGAACGGCACCGAGTACGCCCCGATGATGGCGGGCGCCACGATGATGGCCATCCCCATCGTGATCCTCTTCCTCCTCGTCCAGCGCAAGATGGCCGCGGGTCTGACGGCCGGCGCAGTGAAGGGATGA
- a CDS encoding glycoside hydrolase family 3 protein, which yields MTTLVRSTDTLTRDALAVLQPGFVGTTAPDWLLRRIGEGLSAVGLFGRNIVSPGQLAALTAQLRAERDDVLVAIDEEGGDVTRLEVRTGSSFPGNYALGTVDDTDLTRAVARELGRRLAECGVDLNWAPSADINSNPDNPVIGVRSFGADTALASRHTVAYVEGLQSSGVAACTKHFPGHGDTNVDSHHALPRIDVDLDTLHARELVPFRAAIAAGSKAVMSAHILLPALDPNRPATLSPQILTGLLREELGYQGLIVTDGMEMQAISAAYGIERGSVLAIAAGADAICVGGGLADEETVLRLRDALVAAVRDGELPEERLADAAARVRALADWTRRARGAAGEPGAASQEGTAPGADIGLVAARRAVRVTSGEVPYEPLTSPPYVAAFTPVANIAVGDETPWGVAAELAAILPGTTTDTYGSAADGTTDTPSLIGNVLGLAGDRRIVAVVRDVHRHPWMADALDALIEARPDTVVVEMGVDRAEPRGVLHIATHGAARVCGRAAAEVITGKGAGG from the coding sequence ATGACAACTCTCGTACGCAGTACAGACACCCTGACCCGCGACGCGCTCGCCGTCCTCCAGCCGGGCTTCGTCGGCACCACCGCACCGGACTGGCTGCTGCGCCGGATCGGCGAAGGCCTCTCGGCCGTCGGCCTGTTCGGCCGCAATATCGTCTCGCCCGGTCAGCTGGCCGCGCTCACCGCGCAGTTGCGGGCCGAGCGGGACGACGTACTCGTCGCAATCGACGAGGAGGGCGGGGACGTCACCCGGCTCGAGGTGCGCACCGGCTCCTCCTTCCCCGGTAACTACGCGCTGGGCACGGTGGACGACACGGACCTCACCCGGGCCGTCGCCCGGGAGCTCGGCCGCCGGCTCGCCGAGTGCGGCGTCGACCTCAACTGGGCGCCGTCCGCGGACATCAACTCCAATCCGGACAACCCGGTCATCGGCGTACGGTCCTTCGGCGCCGACACCGCGCTCGCTTCCCGCCACACCGTCGCGTACGTCGAAGGCCTCCAGTCCTCCGGAGTCGCCGCCTGCACCAAGCACTTCCCCGGACACGGCGACACCAATGTGGACTCGCACCATGCGCTGCCCCGGATAGACGTGGATCTCGACACGCTGCACGCCCGTGAGCTGGTGCCTTTCCGCGCCGCGATCGCGGCGGGTTCCAAAGCGGTGATGAGCGCGCATATCCTGCTTCCCGCGCTCGACCCGAACCGCCCGGCGACGCTGAGCCCGCAGATCCTCACCGGTCTGCTGCGCGAAGAGCTGGGCTACCAGGGCCTGATCGTCACCGACGGCATGGAGATGCAGGCCATTTCGGCGGCGTACGGCATCGAGCGCGGCTCCGTCCTCGCGATCGCCGCGGGCGCCGACGCGATCTGTGTCGGCGGCGGCCTGGCCGACGAGGAGACCGTACTGCGGCTGCGCGACGCGCTGGTCGCGGCGGTACGGGACGGCGAACTGCCCGAGGAGCGGCTGGCCGACGCGGCGGCGCGGGTACGCGCCCTCGCCGACTGGACGCGGCGGGCCAGGGGGGCTGCAGGGGAGCCGGGCGCGGCTTCACAGGAGGGGACCGCGCCCGGCGCCGACATCGGCCTTGTCGCGGCGCGCCGGGCGGTGCGGGTGACATCGGGGGAGGTGCCGTACGAACCGCTGACGAGCCCTCCGTACGTAGCCGCTTTCACACCGGTCGCGAACATCGCCGTGGGGGACGAGACTCCCTGGGGAGTGGCGGCGGAGCTGGCCGCGATACTGCCGGGCACGACGACCGACACCTATGGCAGCGCTGCTGACGGTACGACCGATACACCCTCTTTGATTGGAAATGTGCTGGGTCTTGCGGGGGACCGTAGGATCGTCGCTGTAGTACGCGACGTCCACCGCCACCCCTGGATGGCGGACGCTCTGGACGCCCTGATCGAGGCCCGTCCCGACACGGTCGTGGTCGAGATGGGTGTGGACCGGGCGGAGCCGAGGGGGGTCCTGCACATCGCGACCCATGGCGCCGCCCGTGTCTGCGGACGGGCCGCCGCGGAGGTCATCACCGGCAAGGGCGCCGGGGGCTGA
- a CDS encoding SIS domain-containing protein, protein MSATSSAEQSERPGRIMSGEMAEQPAVLRRILEKGAPKIREVAAAISARGPRFVLLTARGTSDNAALYAKYLLEIQLGLPCGLTSMSTTTAYGARPDLTDVLVITVSQSGGSPDLVASTKAAREAGAITLAVTNNADSPLAAVSEFHIDILAGPENALPATKTYTASLLALYLFVEGLRGGDGVAAKLLPELAAQILSRQDEVRQLASRYRFAERMVITSRGYGYPTAKEAALKLMETSYIPALAYSGADLLHGPLAMVDNISPVIAVVTDGKGGEALQPVLDRLRGRGADLVVIGPKLQVDAASAGFVLPVDGVLEELQPILEILPLQLLAYEVTIARGQDPDAPRALAKVTETH, encoded by the coding sequence ATGTCCGCCACGAGTTCGGCCGAACAGAGCGAGCGTCCGGGCCGGATCATGTCCGGCGAGATGGCGGAGCAGCCGGCGGTGCTGCGGCGCATCCTCGAGAAGGGCGCGCCGAAGATCCGCGAGGTGGCGGCGGCGATCTCGGCGCGCGGCCCGCGCTTCGTGCTGCTGACCGCGCGCGGCACGTCCGACAACGCCGCGCTGTACGCGAAGTACCTGCTCGAGATCCAGCTGGGTCTGCCGTGCGGGCTGACCTCCATGTCGACGACGACGGCGTACGGAGCACGACCCGATCTGACCGACGTCCTGGTCATCACGGTCAGTCAGTCCGGCGGCTCACCGGATCTGGTGGCGTCGACGAAGGCGGCGCGGGAGGCGGGCGCGATCACGCTGGCGGTGACCAACAACGCGGATTCCCCGCTGGCGGCGGTCTCCGAATTCCACATCGACATCCTGGCCGGCCCGGAGAATGCGCTCCCGGCGACGAAGACGTACACCGCGTCGCTGCTCGCGCTCTATCTGTTCGTGGAGGGTCTGCGCGGCGGCGACGGCGTGGCGGCGAAGCTCCTCCCGGAGCTCGCCGCGCAGATCCTGTCCCGCCAGGACGAGGTGCGGCAGCTGGCCTCCCGCTACCGCTTCGCCGAGCGGATGGTGATCACGTCGCGGGGTTACGGCTACCCCACGGCGAAGGAGGCCGCGCTGAAGCTGATGGAGACGAGCTACATCCCGGCCCTCGCGTACTCCGGCGCGGATCTGCTGCACGGCCCGCTGGCCATGGTCGACAACATCTCCCCGGTCATCGCGGTGGTCACCGACGGCAAGGGCGGCGAGGCCCTCCAGCCGGTCCTCGACCGTCTCCGCGGCCGCGGCGCGGACCTGGTGGTGATCGGTCCCAAGCTCCAGGTCGACGCGGCCTCGGCGGGCTTTGTCCTCCCGGTGGACGGCGTCCTGGAGGAACTCCAGCCGATCCTGGAGATCCTGCCGCTGCAGCTGCTGGCGTACGAGGTGACGATCGCGCGCGGCCAGGACCCGGACGCGCCGCGCGCTCTGGCGAAGGTGACGGAGACGCACTGA
- a CDS encoding sensor histidine kinase codes for MNDLVRQHTALSESDLEWLHLLVSEWQLLSDLSFADLVLWVPTLDGTRYVSVAQMRPNTGPTSYQDDMVGHLVPRGRRPLLDAALDEGRIVREGDPEWREEVPVRVESIPVRREGRVLGVIARNTNLLTVRTPSRLELTYLQSASDLAQMIAAGSFPFPGQQVDMDASPRVGDGLIRLDADGVVQYASPNGLSAYHRLGLASDLVGHHLGQTTAELAPSRGPVDEALVKLASGYAPRETEVEGNGGVIQLRAIPLKPKGVRIGSLVLLRDVTELRRRERELITKDATIREIHHRVKNNLQTVAALLRLQARRMDSEGGREALNEAVRRVGSIAIVHETLSQNLDERVEFDEIADRVIAMVAEISPGKVDCRRTGRFGILDAEVATPLSMVLTEVLQNALEHAFAQGERGSVEVAAVRADQRAETSRLLITVQDDGCGLPEGFDPQRAGNLGLQIVRTLVEGELGGTFDMVPVPAPGRGTRVVLDIPVQGEK; via the coding sequence ATGAACGACCTCGTACGCCAGCACACAGCCCTCAGTGAATCCGACCTCGAGTGGCTCCATCTGCTGGTCTCGGAGTGGCAGCTGCTCTCCGACCTCTCCTTCGCCGACCTCGTCCTCTGGGTCCCCACCCTCGACGGCACCCGCTATGTCTCGGTGGCCCAGATGCGGCCCAACACGGGCCCCACCTCCTACCAGGACGACATGGTCGGCCATCTCGTCCCCCGCGGCCGCCGGCCACTGCTCGACGCCGCGCTCGACGAGGGGCGGATCGTGCGCGAGGGCGACCCGGAGTGGCGCGAGGAGGTGCCGGTGCGGGTCGAGTCCATCCCCGTACGCCGCGAGGGCCGAGTCCTCGGCGTCATCGCCCGCAATACGAACCTGCTGACCGTACGTACCCCTTCCCGGCTGGAGCTCACCTACCTCCAGTCCGCCTCCGACCTCGCCCAGATGATCGCCGCAGGATCGTTTCCCTTCCCTGGGCAGCAGGTCGACATGGATGCGTCACCGCGCGTCGGCGACGGGCTGATCAGGCTCGACGCCGACGGCGTCGTCCAGTACGCGAGCCCCAACGGCCTCTCCGCGTACCACCGCCTCGGCCTCGCCTCCGACCTCGTCGGACATCATCTCGGCCAGACCACCGCCGAACTCGCCCCGTCGCGCGGTCCGGTCGACGAGGCCCTGGTCAAACTTGCCAGCGGCTACGCGCCGCGCGAGACCGAGGTCGAGGGCAATGGCGGTGTCATCCAGCTGCGCGCCATCCCGCTCAAGCCCAAGGGCGTCCGGATCGGCTCTCTCGTACTTCTCCGTGACGTCACCGAACTCCGCCGCCGCGAGCGCGAGTTGATAACCAAGGACGCCACCATCCGGGAGATCCACCACCGGGTGAAGAACAACCTCCAGACGGTCGCCGCCCTGCTCCGCCTCCAGGCCCGCCGGATGGATTCCGAAGGCGGCCGGGAGGCGCTCAACGAGGCGGTACGGCGCGTCGGTTCGATCGCGATCGTCCATGAGACGCTTTCCCAGAATCTGGACGAGCGCGTCGAGTTCGACGAAATCGCGGACCGGGTGATCGCGATGGTCGCCGAGATCTCGCCGGGCAAGGTCGACTGCCGCCGTACGGGACGGTTCGGGATCCTCGACGCCGAAGTGGCCACACCGCTCTCCATGGTCCTGACCGAGGTGCTGCAGAACGCCCTGGAGCACGCCTTCGCGCAGGGGGAGCGCGGCTCGGTCGAGGTCGCGGCCGTGCGGGCCGATCAGCGCGCGGAGACCAGCCGGCTGCTGATCACCGTCCAGGACGACGGCTGCGGTCTGCCCGAGGGCTTCGATCCGCAGCGCGCCGGCAATCTGGGTCTGCAGATCGTACGGACCCTGGTGGAAGGGGAGTTGGGCGGAACCTTCGACATGGTCCCGGTCCCGGCGCCCGGTCGTGGCACCCGCGTCGTTCTCGACATCCCTGTCCAGGGCGAGAAGTAG
- a CDS encoding WhiB family transcriptional regulator produces the protein MDWRHNAVCREEDPELFFPIGNTGPALLQIEEAKAVCRRCPVMEQCLQWALESGQDSGVWGGLSEDERRAMKRRAARNRARNASA, from the coding sequence ATGGACTGGCGTCACAACGCCGTTTGCCGCGAGGAAGACCCCGAGCTCTTCTTCCCCATCGGCAACACTGGTCCTGCGCTGCTGCAGATCGAGGAAGCCAAGGCCGTCTGCCGTCGCTGCCCCGTTATGGAGCAGTGCCTGCAGTGGGCGCTCGAGTCCGGCCAGGACTCCGGCGTCTGGGGTGGCCTCAGCGAGGACGAGCGTCGTGCGATGAAGCGTCGCGCCGCTCGCAACCGGGCGCGTAACGCCAGCGCCTGA